A window of Verrucomicrobiota bacterium contains these coding sequences:
- a CDS encoding Hsp20/alpha crystallin family protein: protein MTFLRNYSYPLNSFASLDRFFGRSFPELGFTNPPVNSRALLATNVYEDDHSFHVRVEVPGAKKDQIDLQLEDEKLAIAYAGKTGQENAKREVRHRRTVALPGVNPTGEIKAQLENGILTVTLPKTEEAKPRQIQIS, encoded by the coding sequence ATGACCTTCCTCAGAAACTACTCTTATCCCCTAAACAGCTTCGCTTCGCTCGACCGTTTTTTTGGTCGCAGCTTTCCCGAGCTTGGCTTCACCAATCCTCCTGTCAACAGCCGCGCGCTTTTGGCGACGAACGTTTACGAAGACGACCACTCCTTCCACGTCCGCGTGGAGGTGCCGGGAGCCAAAAAGGACCAAATCGATCTTCAGCTTGAAGACGAAAAGCTCGCCATCGCTTACGCAGGCAAGACGGGCCAGGAGAATGCCAAACGCGAAGTGCGCCACCGCCGCACCGTGGCTCTCCCCGGAGTGAATCCGACCGGGGAAATCAAAGCCCAACTCGAAAACGGAATCCTGACCGTCACCCTGCCCAAAACAGAAGAAGCCAAGCCAAGACAAATCCAAATCAGCTAA